One Mangifera indica cultivar Alphonso chromosome 4, CATAS_Mindica_2.1, whole genome shotgun sequence genomic region harbors:
- the LOC123215146 gene encoding uncharacterized protein LOC123215146: protein MAFLPSSSTSSLSSLRFHPRPRIPKLPLSQPSLLLPPQQRTAHKFSSIVVAAQNDKNNQSVKKQKQEAEVEVEVVIEEELPWIQEKALDLVEFTGSVTQAIPGPRVGQSKLPWILAVPLAYVGVSFVIAFVKTVKKFNSPKYKRKKLVNKNAMLCKSIDELLQNGGNELQTSALKDLMQKTGFSMEDILRKYIRYALNEKPFNPELVVSLIQLRKASVLGDSQVAEILNEISGRIVKEKGPVVMDMSGYSEKGFKRKLAVQALFGKVFYLSELLEFCSRDSSLIVKEIFGVTDEDADKLRLHTLSEAGDMDSLQKMVNDSDSEDSGEGSPDA, encoded by the exons ATGgcttttcttccttcttcttcgaCCTCTTCATTATCTTCCCTCCGATTCCATCCCCGACCCAGAATTCCCAAACTACCCTTGTCTCAACCCTCTCTTTTATTACCACCACAACAAAGAACTGCTCATAAGTTTTCGTCAATTGTCGTGGCAGCTCAAAACGACAAGAACAATCAATCAgtgaagaaacaaaaacaagaagcggaagttgaagttgaagttgtAATAGAAGAAGAGTTGCCGTGGATTCAAGAGAAAGCTTTGGACTTGGTAGAGTTCACTGGGTCTGTCACTCAAGCCATTCCTGGACCCAGAGTTGGCCAAAGCAAATTGCCTTGGATTCTTGCTGTTCCTTTGGCTTATGTTGGCGTTTCTTTCGTTATTGCCTTTGTTAAGACGGTTAAGAAGTTCAATTCTCCTAAATATAAACGCAAGAAATTG GTCAATAAGAATGCAATGCTATGCAAATCCATAGATGAGTTACTGCAGAATGGAGGAAATGAATTACAAACATCAGCTTTAAAAGACCTAATGCAAAAG ACAGGATTTAGCATGGAGGATATTTTGCGGAAGTATATTAGATATGCGTTGAATGAGAAACCATTCAATCCAGAATTAGTTGTAAGCTTAATCCAGCTTAGAAAAGCTTCTGTGTTGGGTGACTCCCAAGTTGctgaaattttaaatgaaatctcTGGGAGGATTGTGAAGGAGAAAG gtccAGTTGTCATGGATATGTCAGGGTATTCAGAAAAGGGATTTAAGAGAAAACTTGCTGTGCAAGCCCTTTTTGGAAAGGTCTTTTATCTGTCTGAG CTGCTGGAGTTCTGCTCAAGGGATAGCTCGTTAATTGTCAAGGAAATATTTGGAGTGACAGA TGAGGATGCAGACAAACTTCGGCTTCATACTCTCTCTGAAGCCGGAGATATGGATTCGCTCCAAAAGATGGTTAACGACTCAGATTCTGAAGATTCTGGGGAAGGCTCACCCGATGCTTAG
- the LOC123213046 gene encoding mitochondrial intermembrane space import and assembly protein 40 homolog — MGQVQSEAVDEARSEPQHSSSSPPPATSMDSLLAEAAAYGDDENESLDVKAQKALECPCIADLRSGPCGEQFSEAFLCFLKITSEEKGSDCVHPFVALQNCIKANPDAFSKDIVEEDEVKKEEEPPQAGKIIPPIWLANPQSPKPKL, encoded by the exons ATGGGTCAAGTCCAAAGCGAGGCAGTTGATGAAGCTCGATCTGAACCCCAACACTCGTCATCATCACCACCACCTGCAACCTCCATGGACTCGCTTCTTGCTG AAGCTGCTGCATATGGTGATGATGAGAATGAG TCTCTTGATGTGAAGGCTCAGAAAGCATTAGAGTGCCCTTGCATAGCTGACTTGAGAAGTGGCCCATGTGGGGAACAGTTCTCAGAGGCTTTTCTCTGCTTCTTGAAAATTACTTCTGAGGAAAAG GGCTCAGATTGTGTGCATCCATTTGTGGCTTTGCAGAATTGTATCAAAGCTAACCCTGATGCATTTTCTAAAGACATAGTAGAAGAAGATGAAGTCAAGAAAGAGGAAGAGCCACCTCAAGCTGGAAAAATTATTCCACCCATATGGTTGGCGAATCCGCAGAGTCCAAAGCCCAAGCTTTAG
- the LOC123212791 gene encoding uncharacterized protein LOC123212791 isoform X2 yields the protein MEGTGGGSTAVAKKGVLENFMLNHQNSLKSLFQRKKKSQSPSHSPFNDEDSPTISPKHIPQLSAIANSVIARCSKILKISTEELQHRYDIELPESVKQLLTYALHFVEFCSFQTLNVMCRTPDYLSDPNFRRLMFDMMLAWEAPSVECESDNKESPSSSNHEEEDEDGPSIFSSSSTNMAVQVDDNKTVGPEAFARIAPVCATVADVITVHNLFEALTTSSGFRLHFIIFEKYLRSLDKVIKSAKSALGSSIANLHLAANLQLDEGEIILDVDGSVPTQPVLQHIGISAWPGRLSLTNNALYFESLGVGLYDKAVRYDLATDMKQVLKPELTGPLGARIFDKAVMYKSTAIEEPVYFEFPEFKGNSRRDYWLDICLEILRAHRFIRKNNFNDTQRLEVIARAMLGIFRYRAVREGFHIFSSQYKTLLAFNLAESLPRGDRILETLSSRLSLLNVGGAQHDMAVSPQAKQKLKQFPVAILTLSQLGFILKTETSLDSEVTIIGDMCVGETNPLEIAVKKSVLDTGRVEAAQATVDQVKVDGIDTNVAVMQELLFPIIKIATYVQLLACWEGHFKSTVFMVLTCLAISSYQTRLANPNWIKTIIA from the exons ATGGAGGGAACAGGAGGTGGTTCTACCGCTGTTGCTAAGAAGGGAGTGTTGGAGAATTTCATGTTAAATCATCAGAATTCATTGAAGTCTCTGTTTCAGCGCAAGAAGAAATCCCAATCTCCATCTCATTCACCGTTTAATGATGAAGACTCTCCTACAATCTCTCCCAAACACATCCCTCAGCTCTCTGCTATTGCCAACTCTGTCATCGCTCGCTGTTCCAA GATACTTAAAATCTCTACTGAAGAATTGCAGCATCGCTATGACATTGAGCTGCCTGAGAGTGTTAAGCAACTTTTGACATATGCGCTACATTTTGTGGAGTTCTGCTCATTCCAAACACTCAATGTGATGTGTAGAACTCCGGATTATTTGAGTGATCCGAATTTCCGCCGTTTAATGTTTGACATGATGCTTGCATGGGAGGCACCTAGTGTTGAGTGTGAATCAGATAATAAA GAATCCCCTTCTTCCAGCAATCACGAAGAAGAGGATGAGGATGGGCCATCGATATTTTCTTCAAGTTCCACAAATATGGCTGTTCAG GTTGATGACAATAAAACTGTTGGGCCAGAAGCTTTTGCACGTATAGCTCCTGTTTGCGCGACTGTTGCAGATGTAATTACTGTTCACAATCTTTTTGAAGCACTTACAACCTCTTCAGGCTTTCGTCTccattttatcatatttgaaaagTATCTTCGCAGCCTTGACAA GGTTATTAAGTCTGCAAAAAGTGCATTGGGGTCTTCAATTGCCAATCTCCATCTAGCTGCCAACCTTCAGCTTGATGAGGGGGAGATCATTCTTGATGTTGATGGTTCTGTTCCTACTCAACCAGTTCTTCAACATATTGGAATATCAGCCTGGCCTG GGCGGCTGAGTCTAACTAATAATGCTCTATACTTTGAATCGTTGGGAGTTGGTTTGTATGACAAAGCTGTTAGATATGATCTGGCGACTGACATGAAGCAGGTCTTAAAACCTGAACTGACTGGACCACTGGGTGCACGTATATTTGATAAAGCTGTGATGTACAAGTCAACAGCAAT AGAAGAGCCTGTTTATTTTGAGTTCCCTGAATTTAAAGGCAATTCTCGCCGTGACTATTGGTTGGATATATGTCTGGAGATCCTGCGAGCACACAGGTTTATTAGAAAAAACAACTTCAATGACACTCAAAGATTGGAAGTAATAGCAAGGGCTATGTTAGGCATCTTCAGATATCGTGCAGTTAGGGAAGGTTTCCACATCTTCTCATCCCAGTACAAAACATTACTTGCTTTTAATCTTGCTGAAAGTCTACCGAGGGGGGATAGAATCTTGGAAACTTTGTCTAGTCGCTTGTCACTATTGAATGTTGGTGGTGCTCAACATGATATGGCTGTGAGTCCACAGGCAAAACAAAAGCTGAAGCAATTCCCAGTTGCTATTTTGACACTGAGTCAACTTGGATTCATTTTGAAAACAGAGACAAGTCTTGATTCAGAAGTGACAATAATTGGAGATATGTGTGTTGGAGAGACAAATCCTTTGGAGATAGCAGTGAAAAAGTCTGTATTAGACACAGGAAGGGTTGAAGCTGCGCAGGCAACTGTGGACCAAGTGAAGGTGGATGGAATTGACACAAATGTTGCAGTAATGCAG GAATTGTTGTTCCCCATCATTAAAATAGCTACCTATGTTCAACTTCTGGCCTGTTGGGAAGGCCATTTTAAATCAACAGTGTTTATGGTGTTGACCTGCCTTGCTATTTCAAG TTATCAAACAAGACTAGCCAATCCCAACTGGATAAAAACAATAATTGCTTAA
- the LOC123212791 gene encoding uncharacterized protein LOC123212791 isoform X1 produces MEGTGGGSTAVAKKGVLENFMLNHQNSLKSLFQRKKKSQSPSHSPFNDEDSPTISPKHIPQLSAIANSVIARCSKILKISTEELQHRYDIELPESVKQLLTYALHFVEFCSFQTLNVMCRTPDYLSDPNFRRLMFDMMLAWEAPSVECESDNKESPSSSNHEEEDEDGPSIFSSSSTNMAVQVDDNKTVGPEAFARIAPVCATVADVITVHNLFEALTTSSGFRLHFIIFEKYLRSLDKVIKSAKSALGSSIANLHLAANLQLDEGEIILDVDGSVPTQPVLQHIGISAWPGRLSLTNNALYFESLGVGLYDKAVRYDLATDMKQVLKPELTGPLGARIFDKAVMYKSTAIEEPVYFEFPEFKGNSRRDYWLDICLEILRAHRFIRKNNFNDTQRLEVIARAMLGIFRYRAVREGFHIFSSQYKTLLAFNLAESLPRGDRILETLSSRLSLLNVGGAQHDMAVSPQAKQKLKQFPVAILTLSQLGFILKTETSLDSEVTIIGDMCVGETNPLEIAVKKSVLDTGRVEAAQATVDQVKVDGIDTNVAVMQELLFPIIKIATYVQLLACWEGHFKSTVFMVLTCLAISRGWISYILASISVYLAVVMLWRRYFNRGKPLGALKITLPPTKNAVEQLLSLQEAITKVESLIQAGNIVLLKLRALLFAVLPQATDRVALLLVFIAVAFVFVPLRYMIMVVFLEAYTREMPYRKESSDKWLRRIREWWFRIPAAPVQIVKPDDKKKKRR; encoded by the exons ATGGAGGGAACAGGAGGTGGTTCTACCGCTGTTGCTAAGAAGGGAGTGTTGGAGAATTTCATGTTAAATCATCAGAATTCATTGAAGTCTCTGTTTCAGCGCAAGAAGAAATCCCAATCTCCATCTCATTCACCGTTTAATGATGAAGACTCTCCTACAATCTCTCCCAAACACATCCCTCAGCTCTCTGCTATTGCCAACTCTGTCATCGCTCGCTGTTCCAA GATACTTAAAATCTCTACTGAAGAATTGCAGCATCGCTATGACATTGAGCTGCCTGAGAGTGTTAAGCAACTTTTGACATATGCGCTACATTTTGTGGAGTTCTGCTCATTCCAAACACTCAATGTGATGTGTAGAACTCCGGATTATTTGAGTGATCCGAATTTCCGCCGTTTAATGTTTGACATGATGCTTGCATGGGAGGCACCTAGTGTTGAGTGTGAATCAGATAATAAA GAATCCCCTTCTTCCAGCAATCACGAAGAAGAGGATGAGGATGGGCCATCGATATTTTCTTCAAGTTCCACAAATATGGCTGTTCAG GTTGATGACAATAAAACTGTTGGGCCAGAAGCTTTTGCACGTATAGCTCCTGTTTGCGCGACTGTTGCAGATGTAATTACTGTTCACAATCTTTTTGAAGCACTTACAACCTCTTCAGGCTTTCGTCTccattttatcatatttgaaaagTATCTTCGCAGCCTTGACAA GGTTATTAAGTCTGCAAAAAGTGCATTGGGGTCTTCAATTGCCAATCTCCATCTAGCTGCCAACCTTCAGCTTGATGAGGGGGAGATCATTCTTGATGTTGATGGTTCTGTTCCTACTCAACCAGTTCTTCAACATATTGGAATATCAGCCTGGCCTG GGCGGCTGAGTCTAACTAATAATGCTCTATACTTTGAATCGTTGGGAGTTGGTTTGTATGACAAAGCTGTTAGATATGATCTGGCGACTGACATGAAGCAGGTCTTAAAACCTGAACTGACTGGACCACTGGGTGCACGTATATTTGATAAAGCTGTGATGTACAAGTCAACAGCAAT AGAAGAGCCTGTTTATTTTGAGTTCCCTGAATTTAAAGGCAATTCTCGCCGTGACTATTGGTTGGATATATGTCTGGAGATCCTGCGAGCACACAGGTTTATTAGAAAAAACAACTTCAATGACACTCAAAGATTGGAAGTAATAGCAAGGGCTATGTTAGGCATCTTCAGATATCGTGCAGTTAGGGAAGGTTTCCACATCTTCTCATCCCAGTACAAAACATTACTTGCTTTTAATCTTGCTGAAAGTCTACCGAGGGGGGATAGAATCTTGGAAACTTTGTCTAGTCGCTTGTCACTATTGAATGTTGGTGGTGCTCAACATGATATGGCTGTGAGTCCACAGGCAAAACAAAAGCTGAAGCAATTCCCAGTTGCTATTTTGACACTGAGTCAACTTGGATTCATTTTGAAAACAGAGACAAGTCTTGATTCAGAAGTGACAATAATTGGAGATATGTGTGTTGGAGAGACAAATCCTTTGGAGATAGCAGTGAAAAAGTCTGTATTAGACACAGGAAGGGTTGAAGCTGCGCAGGCAACTGTGGACCAAGTGAAGGTGGATGGAATTGACACAAATGTTGCAGTAATGCAG GAATTGTTGTTCCCCATCATTAAAATAGCTACCTATGTTCAACTTCTGGCCTGTTGGGAAGGCCATTTTAAATCAACAGTGTTTATGGTGTTGACCTGCCTTGCTATTTCAAG GGGATGGATCAGTTATATATTGGCATCTATTTCAGTATACCTGGCAGTTGTCATGCTCTGGCGTAGGTATTTTAACAGAGGAAAACCATTAGGAGCCCTCAAAATTACTCTACCCCCAACTAAGAATGCAGTAGAACAGCTGCTGTCATTACAGGAAGCCATCACTAAAGTTGAATCACTAATTCAAGCTGGAAACATTGTTCTTCTCAAATTAAGAGCTTTACTATTTGCTGTTCTTCCCCAG GCTACAGACAGAGTTGCTCTACTGCTGGTTTTCATAGCTGTTGCCTTTGTATTTGTGCCTTTGAGATACATGATCATGGTAGTGTTTCTAGAGGCTTACACAAGGGAGATGCCATATAGGAAAGAAAGTAGTGATAAGTGGCTAAGGCGGATAAGAGAGTGGTGGTTCAGGATTCCAGCAGCTCCTGTTCAGATTGTTAAACCTGacgataaaaagaaaaagagacgaTGA
- the LOC123212793 gene encoding G patch domain and ankyrin repeat-containing protein 1 homolog: MGEEFLGSSTAIDSSNIGFQLLKKHGWKEGTGLGISQQGRLEPVKAYLKNNKRGLGSEKIKKKVPKPLKAPTSECQNDKDQAPPKKSKASKRIRKMQELEQCLQEREFERAFRREFWPDNV, encoded by the exons ATGGGTGAGGAGTTTTTGGGATCATCAACGGCTATTGATTCATCCAATATAGGCTTTCAG CTTTTGAAGAAACACGGGTGGAAAGAAGGAACTGGGCTTGGAATTTCTCAGCAG GGTAGGTTAGAGCCGGTAAAAGCTTATTTGAAGAATAATAAACGAGGTCTTGgatcagaaaaaataaagaagaaagtaCCAAAGCCTCTCAAAGCTCCCACTTCAGAATGCCAAAACGACAAG GATCAAGCGCCTCCTAAGAAATCCAAGGCATCAAAAAGGATTAGGAAGATGCAGGAGTTAGAGCAATGTTTGCAGGAAAGGGAATTTGAACGGGCATTTCGCAGGGAATTCTGGCCAGATAATGTTTGA
- the LOC123212792 gene encoding phytochrome-associated serine/threonine-protein phosphatase isoform X1 has translation MDLDQWISKVKEGQHLLEDELQLLCEYVKEILIEESNVQPVNSPVTVCGDIHGQFHDLMKLFQTGGHVPETNYIFMGDFVDRGYNSLEVFTILLLLKARYPANITLLRGNHESRQLTQCNHILLGVASTVIVYGFYDECQRKYGNANAWRYCTDVFDYLTLSAIIDGTVLCVHGGLSPDIRTIDQIRVIDRNCEIPHEGPFCDLMWSDPEDIETWAVSPRGAGWLFGSRVTSEFNHINNLDLVCRAHQLVQEGLKYMFQDKGLVTVWSAPNYCYRCGNVASILSFNENMEREVKFFTETEENNQMRGPRTGVPYFL, from the exons ATGGATTTGGATCAATGGATATCCAAAGTTAAAGAGGGCCAGCATCTGTTGGAAGACGAGCTCCAGCTCCTCTGCGAATAC GTTAAAGAAATCCTCATTGAGGAGTCAAATGTGCAGCCTGTCAATAGTCCAGTCACCGTATGTGGTGATATCCATGGCCAGTTTCATGATCTAATGAAACTTTTCCAGACAGGAGGTCATGTACCAGAGACTAATTACATATTCATg GGGGATTTTGTTGATCGGGGTTACAATAGTCTTGAAGTCTTCACTATTCTTTTGCTTCTTAAAGCAAG ATACCCAGCTAATATAACCCTTCTACGTGGAAATCATGAAAGCAGGCAATTAACTCAG TGCAATCACATTTTGCTTGGAGTTGCTTCAACCGTGATA GTTTATGGTTTTTATGATGAGTGCCAGAGGAAGTATGGAAATGCTAATGCGTGGCGATACTGTACAGATGTTTTTGACTATCTAACACTTTCAGCAATTATAGATGGGACT GTGTTGTGTGTTCACGGTGGTCTTTCACCTGATATACGGACAATTGATCAG ATAAGGGTGATCGACCGAAATTGTGAAATTCCACATGAAGGGCCATTTTGTGATCTCATGTGGAGTGATCCCGAAGATATTGAAACATGGGCTGTGAGTCCACGAGGTGCAGGTTGGCTTTTTGGTTCCAGGGTCACATCTGAG TTTAACCACATAAACAATCTTGATTTAGTTTGTCGAGCACACCAACTTGTACAAGAAGGTCTAAAGTACATGTTTCAAGATAAAGGCCTTGTGACA GTATGGTCTGCACCTAATTACTGCTATCGCTGTGGGAATGTAGCTTCTATATTGAGCTTCAATGAGAATATG GAGCGAGAAGTGAAGTTTTTCACAGAAACAGAAGAGAACAACCAGATGAGGGGGCCAAGGACGGGAGTTCCATATTTCTTATGA
- the LOC123212792 gene encoding phytochrome-associated serine/threonine-protein phosphatase isoform X2 → MDLDQWISKVKEGQHLLEDELQLLCEYVKEILIEESNVQPVNSPVTVCGDIHGQFHDLMKLFQTGGHVPETNYIFMGDFVDRGYNSLEVFTILLLLKARYPANITLLRGNHESRQLTQVYGFYDECQRKYGNANAWRYCTDVFDYLTLSAIIDGTVLCVHGGLSPDIRTIDQIRVIDRNCEIPHEGPFCDLMWSDPEDIETWAVSPRGAGWLFGSRVTSEFNHINNLDLVCRAHQLVQEGLKYMFQDKGLVTVWSAPNYCYRCGNVASILSFNENMEREVKFFTETEENNQMRGPRTGVPYFL, encoded by the exons ATGGATTTGGATCAATGGATATCCAAAGTTAAAGAGGGCCAGCATCTGTTGGAAGACGAGCTCCAGCTCCTCTGCGAATAC GTTAAAGAAATCCTCATTGAGGAGTCAAATGTGCAGCCTGTCAATAGTCCAGTCACCGTATGTGGTGATATCCATGGCCAGTTTCATGATCTAATGAAACTTTTCCAGACAGGAGGTCATGTACCAGAGACTAATTACATATTCATg GGGGATTTTGTTGATCGGGGTTACAATAGTCTTGAAGTCTTCACTATTCTTTTGCTTCTTAAAGCAAG ATACCCAGCTAATATAACCCTTCTACGTGGAAATCATGAAAGCAGGCAATTAACTCAG GTTTATGGTTTTTATGATGAGTGCCAGAGGAAGTATGGAAATGCTAATGCGTGGCGATACTGTACAGATGTTTTTGACTATCTAACACTTTCAGCAATTATAGATGGGACT GTGTTGTGTGTTCACGGTGGTCTTTCACCTGATATACGGACAATTGATCAG ATAAGGGTGATCGACCGAAATTGTGAAATTCCACATGAAGGGCCATTTTGTGATCTCATGTGGAGTGATCCCGAAGATATTGAAACATGGGCTGTGAGTCCACGAGGTGCAGGTTGGCTTTTTGGTTCCAGGGTCACATCTGAG TTTAACCACATAAACAATCTTGATTTAGTTTGTCGAGCACACCAACTTGTACAAGAAGGTCTAAAGTACATGTTTCAAGATAAAGGCCTTGTGACA GTATGGTCTGCACCTAATTACTGCTATCGCTGTGGGAATGTAGCTTCTATATTGAGCTTCAATGAGAATATG GAGCGAGAAGTGAAGTTTTTCACAGAAACAGAAGAGAACAACCAGATGAGGGGGCCAAGGACGGGAGTTCCATATTTCTTATGA